From a single Lolium rigidum isolate FL_2022 chromosome 7, APGP_CSIRO_Lrig_0.1, whole genome shotgun sequence genomic region:
- the LOC124674881 gene encoding vacuolar protein sorting-associated protein 60.2-like, producing the protein MKKIFGAKKSKEPPPSIQDATNQINKRGESVDEKIRKLDEELARYKDQIRRTRPGPSQDAIKARAVRLLKHKRMYEEQRTVLYNQTYNLDQVGFAADGLKDAQQTMNAMKAANKELKGMMKTVKIEDIDNMQDEMTDLMDVSNEIQESLGRSYNIPDDVDEEELMGELDALEADMEFESAAVPSYLQPDEEPDLNLPTAPSYPTAVPLNRQQEDELGMPAVPRASLRS; encoded by the exons ATGAAGAAGATCTTCGGCGCGAAGAAGAGCAAGGAACCGCCCCCGTCAATTCAGGATGCCACAAATCAG ATAAACAAGAGGGGGGAGAGCGTGGACGAGAAGATCAGGAAGCTGGACGAGGAGCTGGCCAGGTACAAGGATCAGATCCGCCGGACCCGGCCGGGGCCCTCgcaggacgccatcaaggcccgcgcCGTCAGGCTCCTCAAGCACAAGCGCATGTACGAGGAGCAGCGAACCGTGCTCTACAACCAGACCTACAACCTCGACCAGGTCGGCTTCGCCGCCGACGGCCTCAAGGACGCCCAGCAGACT ATGAATGCGATGAAGGCGGCGAATAAGGAGCTAAAGGGGATGATGAAAACTGTCAAGATCGAGGACATCGAT AATATGCAAGATGAAATGACGGATTTGATGGACGTGAGCAACGAAATACAAGAATCTCTCGGTAGAAGCTACAATATCCCAGATGACGTTGATGAGGAAGAGCTAATGGGAG AGCTGGATGCTCTAGAAGCTGATATGGAGTTCGAGTCTGCTGCAGTCCCATCATATCTTCAGCcagacgaggaacctgatcttaacCTGCCCACTGCACCGTCTTATCCTACAGCAGTTCCACTAAACAGGCAGCAG GAGGATGAGCTAGGGATGCCAGCAGTACCTCGAGCATCGCTCCGTAGTTAG
- the LOC124674882 gene encoding light-regulated protein, chloroplastic-like → MQAAIASPAVLPFAASVSCIRPAARRRSTVVTGTRKMPRSGVCVAAGTGTAEVDYSSNVSVFPMEACDLVGGEACEAAEMYPETKLGGSSAVDVAGSRVREEEVEREYLAYDEPKTVFPGEACDDLGGEFCEAPYQTGVSKE, encoded by the exons ATGCAGGCTGCCATTGCTTCGCCAGCCGTGCTGCCTTTCGCTGCAAGTGTGAGCTGCATCAGGCcagcagcgaggaggaggagcaccgtCGTCACCGGCACGAGGAAGATGCCACGCAGCGGCGTCTGTGTGGCTGCTGGCACGGGGACCGCGGAAGTGGACTACAGCTCCAACGTCTC GGTGTTCCCAATGGAGGCGTGCGACCTGGTCGGTGGCGAGGCGTGCGAGGCGGCGGAGATGTACCCAGAGACCAAGCTTGGCGGCAGCTCTGCCGTTGATGTTGCTGGAAGCAGGGTGCGGGAGGAGGAAGTGGAGCGTGAGTACCTGGCCTACGACGAGCCTAAAAC GGTATTCCCGGGTGAGGCGTGCGACGATCTGGGCGGCGAGTTCTGCGAGGCGCCTTACCAGACCGGTGTCTCCAAGGAATGA